One window of the Vicia villosa cultivar HV-30 ecotype Madison, WI unplaced genomic scaffold, Vvil1.0 ctg.001797F_1_1, whole genome shotgun sequence genome contains the following:
- the LOC131636633 gene encoding uncharacterized protein LOC131636633: protein MIGERIESGSKAGRIQNPSAASSSSGAGGKKPYNGFAKKREGEISAAYYGQGKGHAYQQVAAVTIPNAPFQQYQQQGYPPRQYQQRPKVPERVFDPIPMKYAQVLPYLLDLKLVQLRTLATPAKLSANWVAGHSIENCKALKNLVQNLLDSKAIEFTSTQGPNVVQNPMPPHGAHAANAIEVVEDARLVKDVIELGSLLPLLKKELLRMGLYSSCGELCTDCMAISSVCDKVKSGVQELIDSGYLQFERVQHLEMVENEVNVASIPYTPANIPVPAKAPPLVITLSGPVPYNSEKVVPWNYGGEVFYQGAKYEIKMPVEKEDVDNVVGVGRMTRSGRIFNPPQNTPDDNTEALAQAKGKRVAEDAVDQGQSSKSEDTVTKEMEEFLKIIKKSEYKVVDQLSQNQSKISILQLLLCSKTHRNALLRLLSTAFVPPEISVNQLEGVVSNINAGKGLGFTDAD, encoded by the coding sequence ATGATTGGTGAACGTATTGAAAGTGGAAGTAAGGCTGGTAGAATACAAAATCCAAGTGCTGCTAGTTCCTCCTCTGGGGCTGGTGGAAAGAAGCCATACAATGGATTTGCTAAGAAAAGGGAGGGCGAAATAAGTGCTGCTTACTATGGTCAAGGCAAGGGCCATGCTTATCAACAAGTAGCCGCTGTGACTATACCAAATGCACCTTTTCAGCAATATCAACAACAAGGGTATCCGCCACGTCAGTATCAACAACGACCGAAAGTTCCAGAAAGGGTTTTTGATCCGATCCCAATGAAGTATGCACAAGTATTGCCATATCTCCTCGATTTGAAGTTGGTCCAATTGAGGACTCTGgccactcctgctaagctgtCTGCTAATTGGGTTGCTGGACATAGCATTGAAAATTGTAAGGCATTAAAGAATCTTGTTCAAAATCTTCTCGACTCTAAGGCCATTGAGTTTACTTCTACTCAAGGACCTAACGTTGTTCAGAATCCTATGCCTCCCCATGGAGCTCATGCTGCAAATGCCATCGAGGTTGTTGAAGATGCTCGCTTGGTCAAGGATGTGATCGAATTGGGCTCTCTGTTGCCATTATTGAAGAAAGAATTATTGAGGATGGGTCTATACTCTAGTTGTGGAGAATTATGTACTGATTGCATGGCCATTTCCTCAGTCTGTGATAAGGTGAAAAGTGGGGTTCAAGAGTTGATAGATAGTGGGTATCTACAGTTTGAGCGTGTGCAACATCTTGAAATGGTCGAGAATGAAGTCAATGTGGCATCCATCCCGTATACTCCTGCCAATATTCCAGTTCCTGCCAAAGCACCTCCTTTGGTCATTACATTGTCTGGTCCCGTCCCGTATAACAGTGAAAAAGTAGTCCCATGGAATTATGGGGGAGAAGTTTTCTACCAAGGGGCCAAGTATGAGATTAAAATGCCAGTTGAGAAAGAAGATGTGGATAATGTTGTTGGCGTTGGAAGAATGACAAGGAGTGGTCGTATTTTCAATCCTCCCCAGAATACCCCCGATGATAATACAGAAGCTCTAGCTCAAGCTAAAGGGAAAAGAGTGGCAGAAGATGCAGTAGATCAGGGGCAAAGCTCTAAATCTGAAGATACTGTGACCAAAGAGATGGAGGAGTTCCTAAAGATCATCAAGAAAAGTGAGTATAAAGTGGTTGACCAACTGAGTCAAAATCAATCAAAGATTTCGATTTTGCAGTTGCTTTTGTGTTCGAAGACGCATCGAAATGCTTTGTTGAGACTTCTAAGTACTGCCTTTGTCCCTCCGGAGATCTCAGTGAACCAACTTGAAGGAGTGGTGTCAAACATCAACGCTGGTAAGGGTTTGGGATTCACTGATGCAGACTAG